The following are encoded together in the Adhaeribacter arboris genome:
- the uxaC gene encoding glucuronate isomerase yields MYNKEDFLLAEAAKALGTAPVAGSFLTPNFLLDNKTAAGLYHEVAAHLPILDYHNHLHPQNLAENKTFANITQLWITHDPYKHRAMRLNGVPEKYITGDAADKEKFLKWAETLPNTLGNPLYHWSCLELQTVFGINKLLNPGTAEEIWHSCNEQLKRNNFGMLDILKKFNTELVCTSDDLLDDLAFHQAATFKSNNITVLPSLRADSILNVGHPAFSNWLKKLAAQAGVTIHSPETFREAVQIRLDYFSDTGCLLADHALNAGFHFNLPAPKKENELLQKLIQGEVLPLAEQVQLQSFLLVFLGEEYRKRGWVMQLHIGAQRATSTRLRKLAGPAGGFATIGKTCDIDSLCCFLDALDSQNNLPKTILYTLNPADNEALATLTGSFAEDGVTAKIQFGPAWWYNDHLTGIEKQLLAVASYGLLPHFIGMTTDSRSVLSFTRHDYFRRILCNLLGKWAEAGRIPSDKSTLEELIRNISYHNAKNWLLKINNGKYKFTK; encoded by the coding sequence ATGTATAACAAAGAAGATTTTTTATTAGCCGAAGCCGCCAAAGCTCTGGGCACCGCGCCCGTTGCCGGCAGCTTTTTAACGCCAAATTTTTTACTGGATAATAAAACGGCCGCCGGACTTTACCACGAGGTAGCAGCCCATTTACCTATTCTGGATTACCACAATCATTTGCATCCGCAGAACTTAGCCGAAAATAAAACCTTTGCCAATATCACCCAGCTCTGGATTACCCACGACCCTTATAAGCACCGGGCTATGCGCCTGAATGGCGTTCCGGAAAAGTATATTACGGGCGATGCTGCGGATAAGGAAAAATTTCTGAAATGGGCCGAAACATTGCCCAATACTCTGGGTAATCCTTTATACCACTGGTCTTGCCTGGAACTACAAACTGTTTTTGGGATAAATAAACTACTAAACCCCGGTACTGCCGAAGAAATCTGGCACTCCTGCAACGAACAATTGAAAAGGAACAACTTCGGGATGTTAGATATTTTAAAAAAATTTAATACCGAATTAGTTTGTACTTCCGATGACTTACTGGATGATTTAGCCTTCCACCAGGCGGCCACTTTTAAGTCGAACAATATTACGGTGCTGCCTTCTTTGCGGGCCGATAGCATTCTGAATGTAGGACATCCGGCTTTTTCTAATTGGCTTAAAAAACTAGCTGCTCAAGCAGGAGTAACCATTCATTCTCCGGAAACTTTCCGGGAGGCGGTTCAAATAAGGCTGGATTATTTTAGTGACACGGGTTGTTTATTAGCCGACCATGCCCTGAATGCCGGATTTCATTTTAATTTACCGGCCCCAAAAAAAGAAAATGAACTTTTACAAAAACTAATACAAGGCGAAGTTTTGCCACTGGCGGAGCAAGTGCAGTTACAATCTTTTTTACTGGTTTTTCTGGGGGAAGAATACCGAAAACGTGGGTGGGTCATGCAACTGCACATCGGGGCCCAGCGCGCTACCAGCACCCGCTTACGAAAATTAGCCGGTCCGGCCGGCGGCTTTGCCACCATCGGAAAAACCTGCGACATTGATAGCTTATGCTGCTTTTTAGATGCCCTGGATAGCCAGAATAATTTACCTAAAACTATTCTGTATACTCTAAACCCGGCTGATAATGAAGCGCTGGCAACTTTAACCGGTTCTTTTGCGGAAGATGGGGTTACCGCAAAAATTCAGTTCGGGCCCGCCTGGTGGTACAACGACCATTTAACCGGCATCGAAAAACAATTACTGGCGGTTGCCAGCTACGGCTTGCTGCCCCATTTTATCGGCATGACGACCGATTCCCGGAGTGTACTCTCTTTTACCCGGCACGACTATTTTCGAAGAATACTCTGTAACCTACTAGGCAAATGGGCCGAAGCAGGGCGCATCCCAAGCGATAAATCCACGCTCGAAGAACTAATCCGGAATATATCTTATCACAACGCGAAGAATTGGCTTTTAAAAATAAATAATGGTAAATATAAATTTACAAAATAG
- a CDS encoding SusC/RagA family TonB-linked outer membrane protein produces the protein MIKTLLGYHYGWMLVVFFLTRITPAFSQSQEPVVLTGKITDEKGEPLPGVTVLVKGTSIGTASNTEGIYTINSPQQNGILVFSFIGNLTQEIPFKGAGTHDVTLVADNKALQEVVVVGYGEQQKKDLTGAISSVAAKDIQKIQVSSVDQALQGQVAGVQISTTTGAPGGNVNVLIRGVSSINGGVQPLFVIDGYPVSNAGIGNPLNTINPNDIESVDVLKDASATAIYGSRGSNGVIIITTKRGKSGAPRIELDSYMGFQEVGKKLDLMNAQEFASMVVDARNAGYLDNFPNANINDDNTIRPGVNFDISEKYRNPAGLPTTDWQDAIFRRAPISNYQLSTSGGTDALRYAVSGGYFNQEGIIINSGLKRYNFRANLDGQLTKKLAFGVSLLPSFTQLREVPAAGHYGALGIIASATGMDPSVPVYNPDGTYGNTLIPADGNAAIQNPVKIANELQNPSSQFRLLSNAYLEYTLIPNLKLRTSFGVDLNYYKSNLWNPSTLSSAAPTGPATARASNTENTNWLSETTLSYKKNLGTNHLVNFVGGFTAQRAYNNNVTVNAGNFPDDLITNINGGIVNSGSQNIEVNNLVSLLARANYSYKDKYLLTATVRSDGSSRFGKNNRWGTFPSASVGWRLSDEKFMSNFKFINDLKLRASYGITGNNAIGNYRAISLLGSNNYVIGDAVVPGLAPATLSNNNLSWESQSQLDIGMDLSVGNGRVNFTGDWYDKRNKDMLFNIQTPSATGFTNAFVNVGEVQNKGIELGINTRNLVGDFSWSTNFNITFNKNKVLAMNEETARIFGSTAPRANSNVTQVGDPIGVFYGRRAIGIFYTAQEIAESGTQPNAKPGDIRWKDVNSDGKMDDNDREVIGNPNPDFFFGFNNSFSYKGFSLDITTNGMYGQDVYNAMFSINNAGVQNNLKFIDEARWRSPEQPGVSQDGKLFGRAIRGGLNANTSYSSLYIFDASYWRIRNVTLGYNLPSSLLQNWKIQNARVYLAVNNLYTFTDYIGYDPEVGIADSNQTALGVDFGTYPINRSFTIGINLGF, from the coding sequence ATGATAAAAACTTTATTAGGTTACCACTATGGCTGGATGCTAGTGGTGTTCTTTTTAACCCGCATCACACCAGCTTTTTCCCAGAGCCAGGAGCCAGTGGTGCTTACCGGCAAAATTACCGATGAAAAAGGCGAGCCTTTGCCGGGAGTTACGGTTTTAGTAAAAGGTACTTCCATCGGAACAGCTTCCAACACCGAAGGGATATACACAATCAACTCTCCGCAACAAAATGGAATTCTGGTATTTTCGTTCATTGGTAACTTAACCCAGGAAATACCTTTTAAAGGTGCCGGCACCCACGATGTAACCTTGGTAGCCGATAATAAAGCCTTACAGGAAGTAGTAGTAGTGGGTTATGGTGAGCAGCAGAAAAAAGATTTAACCGGGGCCATTAGTTCAGTAGCCGCCAAAGACATCCAGAAAATTCAGGTTTCGAGTGTAGACCAGGCCTTGCAGGGGCAAGTGGCCGGGGTGCAGATTTCGACTACTACGGGCGCCCCAGGCGGCAATGTAAATGTATTAATCCGTGGGGTATCTTCCATTAACGGCGGCGTGCAGCCCTTGTTTGTGATTGATGGGTATCCGGTAAGTAATGCGGGCATCGGGAATCCTTTAAATACCATTAACCCCAACGATATTGAATCGGTGGATGTGTTGAAAGATGCTTCGGCTACGGCTATTTACGGGTCAAGGGGCTCGAACGGAGTAATAATTATTACTACCAAGCGTGGCAAATCCGGGGCACCCCGGATTGAACTGGACAGCTACATGGGCTTTCAGGAAGTAGGTAAAAAACTGGATTTAATGAATGCCCAGGAATTTGCTTCTATGGTGGTAGATGCGCGAAATGCCGGTTACCTGGATAACTTCCCGAATGCCAATATAAACGATGATAATACCATCCGGCCGGGGGTTAACTTTGATATTTCGGAAAAATACCGAAATCCGGCGGGGCTGCCCACCACCGACTGGCAGGATGCTATTTTCCGGCGCGCTCCTATCAGTAATTACCAATTATCAACTTCGGGTGGCACGGATGCTTTGCGCTACGCGGTTTCCGGGGGCTATTTTAACCAGGAAGGTATTATTATAAATTCGGGTTTAAAGCGATATAATTTCCGGGCGAACCTGGATGGGCAGCTTACCAAAAAATTAGCTTTTGGTGTGAGTTTACTGCCCAGTTTTACCCAACTTCGCGAAGTGCCGGCGGCTGGCCATTACGGGGCTTTAGGTATCATTGCTTCCGCTACCGGCATGGACCCTTCGGTTCCGGTATATAATCCGGATGGTACTTACGGCAACACTTTAATTCCTGCCGACGGTAATGCCGCTATTCAGAACCCAGTAAAAATTGCAAACGAGCTACAAAATCCTTCATCCCAATTCCGGTTATTGAGCAATGCGTACCTGGAATATACTCTTATTCCCAATTTAAAATTAAGAACTTCGTTTGGGGTAGACTTAAATTATTACAAATCTAATCTCTGGAATCCATCTACGCTTTCGTCGGCGGCTCCTACCGGTCCGGCCACGGCCCGCGCCTCCAATACCGAAAATACCAACTGGCTCAGCGAAACTACTTTATCGTACAAAAAAAATCTGGGCACCAACCACCTGGTAAACTTTGTTGGCGGTTTTACGGCACAACGAGCATATAACAATAACGTAACGGTGAATGCCGGCAATTTTCCGGATGACTTGATTACTAATATTAACGGCGGCATTGTAAACAGCGGCAGCCAGAACATTGAAGTAAATAACCTAGTTTCTTTGCTCGCCCGGGCTAATTATTCTTATAAAGATAAATACTTGCTTACCGCCACAGTTCGCAGCGATGGTTCTTCTCGGTTTGGTAAAAACAACCGCTGGGGTACTTTTCCCTCCGCCTCCGTGGGCTGGCGCCTTTCCGACGAAAAATTCATGAGCAACTTTAAATTTATCAATGATTTAAAATTACGGGCTAGTTATGGCATCACCGGAAACAACGCCATTGGTAATTACCGAGCCATAAGTTTACTGGGGAGCAATAATTACGTCATTGGCGATGCTGTAGTGCCCGGTTTAGCTCCTGCTACTTTATCGAACAACAATTTAAGCTGGGAATCACAAAGCCAGTTAGATATCGGAATGGACTTATCCGTGGGGAACGGGCGGGTAAATTTTACCGGCGATTGGTACGACAAGCGGAATAAAGACATGCTTTTTAATATTCAAACCCCCTCGGCTACCGGCTTTACCAATGCTTTCGTGAATGTAGGCGAAGTACAAAATAAAGGAATTGAACTGGGAATAAATACCCGCAACCTGGTGGGAGATTTTAGCTGGAGTACCAATTTTAACATAACTTTTAATAAAAATAAAGTACTGGCCATGAACGAAGAAACCGCTCGGATTTTCGGCAGCACCGCTCCCCGCGCCAATTCTAACGTAACCCAGGTGGGCGACCCGATTGGGGTATTTTATGGCCGGCGCGCCATAGGTATTTTTTATACAGCCCAGGAGATAGCGGAAAGTGGTACGCAACCCAACGCTAAACCTGGCGACATCCGGTGGAAAGATGTGAACAGCGACGGTAAAATGGATGACAACGACCGCGAAGTAATCGGTAACCCTAATCCTGACTTCTTCTTCGGCTTTAACAATTCTTTTTCCTACAAAGGCTTTTCCCTGGATATTACCACCAACGGCATGTACGGCCAGGACGTGTATAATGCCATGTTTTCCATTAACAATGCCGGGGTACAGAATAACTTAAAGTTTATCGATGAAGCTCGCTGGCGCTCTCCCGAACAACCCGGAGTAAGCCAGGACGGTAAGTTATTTGGCCGGGCTATCCGGGGTGGTTTAAACGCGAACACTTCTTACAGCTCCCTGTATATTTTTGATGCCTCTTACTGGCGCATCCGCAACGTAACGCTCGGGTATAATTTGCCCAGCTCCTTATTGCAAAACTGGAAAATTCAGAATGCCCGGGTTTACCTGGCGGTTAATAACCTGTACACCTTCACCGATTATATTGGCTACGACCCGGAAGTAGGCATTGCCGATAGTAACCAAACCGCTTTAGGAGTAGATTTTGGTACGTACCCTATCAACCGTTCCTTCACCATTGGCATTAATCTGGGTTTTTAA
- a CDS encoding GH39 family glycosyl hydrolase: MLPLLTIATLLSQLLFTTSIGEPKNTLVPTSWKEVGQLKSRSAKEIRNSTWSIGGETLDRDYTNYQAYKEYLGPLGATRIRLQGGWAKCEKVKGQYDFTWLDAVVDDALSQGIKPWIQTSYGNSIYEGGGEAALAGGIPTSEVALKAWDAWVQALVKHFKNRVTEWEIWNEPDLSKKFTASQFARFHERTASIIRQEQPDARIIGLALCCMTWNEYADTVLTHLSTVNKKNLMDVVTFHGYALRPEDTYKRVDELRKVFAKHGMQVEYMQGENGAPSTPKEITIGAMRERDWTELTQVKWDLRRMLGDHGRGISTNLFTISDIHYAAGDHMTGVNSKGLLKTNPDKTIERPKIAYKAAQNIFSLFDNQLERNPENKLKVNQENITTFSYRHKKSNGSLATIWADEATPAERYPPKVTTLTLSGTFKAPVFIDLISGKVYEIPKNDWKKEGNTYTFTNIPVPDYPVAIAEKSILTLIK; encoded by the coding sequence ATGCTACCATTACTAACTATTGCCACCCTGCTTTCACAGCTACTATTTACAACCAGTATAGGAGAACCAAAAAATACATTGGTGCCAACTAGCTGGAAAGAAGTAGGCCAATTAAAATCACGGTCTGCGAAAGAAATAAGAAATTCTACCTGGAGCATTGGCGGGGAAACCCTGGACCGGGATTATACCAATTACCAGGCGTACAAAGAATACCTGGGCCCGTTGGGCGCTACCCGCATCCGGTTGCAGGGCGGCTGGGCCAAATGTGAAAAAGTAAAAGGCCAATACGATTTTACTTGGTTAGATGCCGTGGTAGACGATGCCTTGAGCCAGGGAATAAAGCCTTGGATTCAGACTTCTTATGGTAATTCCATTTACGAGGGTGGGGGCGAGGCAGCTTTGGCAGGAGGAATTCCAACATCGGAAGTAGCCTTAAAAGCCTGGGATGCCTGGGTACAAGCTTTAGTGAAACATTTTAAAAACCGGGTTACCGAATGGGAAATCTGGAATGAACCTGACTTAAGCAAAAAGTTTACGGCCAGTCAATTTGCCCGTTTTCACGAAAGAACCGCTAGTATTATCCGCCAGGAACAACCTGATGCCCGGATTATTGGCTTGGCCTTGTGCTGCATGACCTGGAACGAATATGCCGATACCGTATTAACGCATTTAAGTACCGTTAATAAGAAAAATTTAATGGATGTGGTAACTTTTCACGGCTATGCTTTACGTCCGGAAGATACCTATAAACGGGTGGATGAACTGCGGAAAGTATTCGCGAAACACGGCATGCAGGTTGAGTACATGCAAGGAGAAAATGGGGCCCCATCTACGCCTAAAGAAATTACCATTGGCGCCATGCGGGAACGTGACTGGACCGAACTTACCCAGGTAAAATGGGACTTACGCCGGATGCTCGGCGACCATGGCCGGGGTATCTCCACTAACTTATTTACCATTAGTGATATTCATTATGCTGCCGGTGACCATATGACCGGGGTTAATTCAAAAGGCTTGCTGAAAACGAATCCCGATAAAACCATTGAACGGCCCAAAATAGCTTACAAAGCGGCCCAAAACATATTCTCGCTATTTGATAACCAACTGGAACGTAATCCAGAAAATAAATTAAAAGTAAACCAGGAAAATATTACTACTTTCAGTTACCGGCACAAAAAAAGCAACGGCTCATTGGCCACCATTTGGGCCGACGAAGCCACACCTGCCGAAAGGTACCCACCTAAAGTAACTACCCTCACTCTTTCGGGTACCTTTAAAGCCCCGGTTTTTATTGATTTAATATCGGGTAAGGTATATGAAATTCCGAAAAATGACTGGAAAAAAGAAGGTAACACTTATACGTTCACCAATATTCCAGTACCCGATTATCCCGTAGCTATTGCCGAAAAATCCATCCTTACTTTAATTAAATAA
- a CDS encoding sodium:solute symporter family transporter, with amino-acid sequence MKDSLQLLDYSAIGIYMVLMGAIGLFLGRYVKNINDYFVGDNSIPPLGGAISNFMSLFSTFVFVAYAGIAYEYGLVAILILWSSVPPALIAAKYFAHRWRRAGLITPMQFLETRYNAPVRQILSWGGIGFKILDSLVRLYSIGLFIAAATPLSLETAILVSGLIVVLYTVLGGIWAVVVTDAVQFVILIFSTLILLPLSIKAVGGLDNLTLTIPAHFTFFNGPKGTPLFLLGYYVMVLIKYNGNWAFIQRFYSVRDEAAGAKMGLITAAFFFVFPVVFLIPAIAARSYIPDLADKEMAYVSMCLRLLPEGIMGVMIAAMFAATMSALSATYNVVAGVLTEDIYKRLISPYALGRNLLLVARGSTFLIGILVTFGALYIGNFGGAFEANKLFTGLFAIPMSIPLLMGILYRRPKPWGALVTIVAGIIIGLILNQDKSISWEAATLLQIVICILIMVVSGWVPSKNPTYEARVNTFFKKLATPISAAEKPVVNEVFMRSLKYLFAIAMSTTAVLFLTMSLPSITKLSGQLSFGAGTICLIGAGILWVQAKSKDKKAISALPEPEAITYQQN; translated from the coding sequence ATGAAGGATTCGCTGCAGTTGTTAGATTACTCCGCCATAGGCATTTATATGGTGTTGATGGGAGCCATTGGCTTGTTTCTGGGCCGATACGTCAAAAATATTAACGATTATTTTGTCGGCGATAACTCTATTCCGCCTTTGGGTGGAGCCATCAGTAATTTTATGTCGCTGTTCAGTACGTTTGTGTTTGTCGCGTACGCCGGCATTGCTTACGAATACGGTTTAGTGGCCATATTAATATTATGGAGTTCCGTGCCGCCCGCTTTAATCGCCGCCAAATACTTTGCGCACCGCTGGCGTCGCGCTGGGTTAATTACGCCCATGCAATTTCTCGAAACCCGTTATAATGCACCGGTGCGGCAAATTTTATCCTGGGGCGGTATTGGTTTTAAAATTCTAGATAGTTTGGTGCGCCTTTATTCCATTGGGCTATTTATCGCAGCGGCAACTCCGCTTTCCCTGGAAACCGCTATTTTGGTATCGGGCCTGATTGTCGTGCTCTACACGGTTTTAGGCGGAATTTGGGCCGTAGTGGTAACCGACGCGGTTCAGTTTGTGATTCTGATATTTTCCACGTTGATATTATTGCCGCTTTCCATTAAAGCAGTGGGCGGACTGGACAATCTGACTCTCACCATTCCGGCGCATTTTACCTTTTTTAACGGACCCAAAGGAACCCCCTTGTTTTTACTGGGCTATTACGTCATGGTGCTCATTAAGTACAACGGCAACTGGGCGTTTATTCAGCGTTTTTACAGCGTGCGCGACGAAGCTGCAGGGGCAAAAATGGGCCTAATTACGGCCGCCTTCTTTTTTGTTTTTCCGGTAGTTTTTTTGATTCCGGCCATTGCGGCCCGCAGCTATATTCCGGATTTAGCGGATAAAGAAATGGCGTACGTGAGCATGTGTTTGAGGCTGTTGCCTGAAGGGATAATGGGCGTGATGATTGCGGCTATGTTTGCGGCTACTATGTCGGCTTTAAGTGCTACTTATAATGTAGTGGCTGGCGTACTCACCGAGGATATTTACAAGCGTTTAATTTCTCCTTATGCTTTAGGCCGTAATTTGTTACTGGTAGCCCGTGGTTCTACCTTCCTGATTGGTATTCTGGTAACGTTCGGGGCTTTGTATATCGGCAATTTTGGCGGTGCCTTCGAAGCCAATAAACTTTTCACTGGGCTTTTTGCCATTCCCATGTCTATTCCTTTACTCATGGGTATTTTATACCGCCGGCCTAAACCCTGGGGAGCCTTGGTTACCATTGTGGCGGGTATTATCATCGGCTTGATTTTAAACCAGGATAAAAGTATTTCCTGGGAAGCTGCCACGCTCCTGCAAATAGTTATCTGTATTCTGATAATGGTTGTTTCTGGCTGGGTTCCGAGTAAAAATCCAACTTACGAAGCTCGTGTAAATACTTTTTTTAAAAAATTAGCCACCCCTATTTCGGCCGCCGAAAAGCCGGTAGTAAATGAAGTATTTATGCGCTCCTTAAAATATTTATTTGCCATTGCCATGAGTACCACCGCCGTTTTATTCTTAACCATGAGTTTACCCTCCATCACTAAATTAAGCGGACAGTTAAGTTTTGGCGCTGGGACTATTTGTTTGATTGGGGCCGGAATTTTATGGGTACAAGCCAAATCCAAAGATAAAAAAGCAATATCGGCATTGCCCGAGCCGGAAGCAATTACCTATCAGCAAAACTAA
- a CDS encoding TolB-like translocation protein: protein MKNFLFTLIFILNCLSLVVSRAEEVIVRAGSRLPVANKAKDLKFGCNQLGQAEADSSYSGRVRKVISGRIIHRFFDTSPLSPSGRYLALFRFPSESESPKPGRAGDVVLVDMQTNKERVVAQSRGYEMQMGANVQWGSSDQKLYFNDVDTTTWKAFAVQLNPFSGKAKRMSNTVFMVSNNGKYLVSYNLVSSRFAQVGYGVVLPDNLTKRNIGPVETDGLDITTVATNKTKRIATIRQIYEQSVPSIKIPNPEEHEFYLFQVKWNPQGTRLLTTIQWSPVKGGSRRRAVITMRPDGSDIRTAITPEQWSKGGHHVNWMPDGERISMNLNVDGQPGLEFITAKYDGSDLKVAFTPGSGHPSYHPAGLPLVITDAYPDEPIAPGKGISPIRLLNTYTGQEEEIFKIFVSDTQGEFRIDPHPAWDRIGGYVIFNGYEGNTRNVFIADLKDLVTKYSKNIPAEKQSEKKLKTAEGF, encoded by the coding sequence ATGAAGAATTTCCTGTTTACCTTAATTTTTATTCTTAACTGTTTATCCCTAGTAGTTTCCCGGGCCGAAGAAGTTATTGTTAGGGCTGGTAGCCGGTTGCCGGTTGCCAATAAGGCAAAAGATTTAAAATTTGGCTGTAATCAATTAGGGCAGGCAGAAGCTGATTCTTCTTATTCTGGCCGGGTCAGAAAAGTAATTTCCGGTCGCATTATCCACCGCTTTTTTGATACTTCGCCTTTAAGCCCCTCGGGCCGGTACCTGGCATTGTTTCGGTTTCCTTCGGAGAGTGAATCGCCTAAACCTGGCAGGGCCGGGGATGTAGTTTTAGTAGATATGCAAACCAACAAAGAACGGGTGGTGGCGCAATCGCGCGGCTACGAAATGCAAATGGGAGCTAACGTGCAATGGGGCAGCTCCGACCAGAAACTATATTTTAACGACGTAGACACTACCACCTGGAAAGCTTTTGCGGTACAGCTAAACCCTTTTTCAGGTAAAGCCAAACGGATGAGCAACACGGTTTTTATGGTGTCGAACAATGGTAAATATTTAGTTTCTTACAACCTGGTATCTTCGCGGTTTGCCCAGGTAGGCTACGGCGTGGTTCTACCGGATAATCTAACAAAACGAAACATCGGCCCGGTAGAAACGGATGGCTTGGATATTACTACTGTTGCTACTAACAAAACCAAGCGCATAGCTACCATCCGGCAAATTTATGAACAATCCGTACCCAGTATAAAAATTCCAAATCCGGAAGAACATGAATTTTACCTCTTTCAGGTGAAGTGGAATCCGCAGGGTACCCGGCTTTTAACTACTATTCAGTGGTCGCCGGTGAAAGGCGGGAGCCGGCGCCGGGCAGTGATCACCATGCGGCCGGATGGCAGCGATATCCGGACGGCCATCACGCCGGAGCAATGGTCCAAAGGCGGGCACCACGTGAACTGGATGCCCGACGGCGAACGTATTTCGATGAACCTGAACGTAGACGGCCAGCCCGGTTTAGAATTTATCACGGCCAAATACGATGGTTCCGACTTGAAAGTAGCTTTTACACCCGGTTCCGGCCATCCCTCTTACCACCCCGCGGGCTTGCCGCTGGTTATTACCGATGCTTACCCCGATGAACCAATTGCGCCGGGGAAGGGCATCTCACCCATTCGTTTGTTAAACACCTACACCGGTCAGGAAGAAGAAATTTTTAAAATTTTTGTCTCCGATACGCAAGGCGAATTCCGTATCGACCCGCATCCGGCCTGGGACCGCATCGGTGGCTACGTCATATTCAATGGCTATGAAGGAAATACCCGGAACGTGTTTATTGCTGATTTAAAAGATTTAGTAACTAAATATTCTAAAAATATCCCCGCCGAAAAGCAAAGTGAAAAGAAGCTAAAAACTGCTGAAGGATTTTAA
- a CDS encoding RagB/SusD family nutrient uptake outer membrane protein: protein MKAFFIKYTAVILFLTLLSSCEDFLNEVPQTARSAENFYKTAADFNNAVIGAYANFKNPGLYGNGGTNASMLWLTEVTSDNSTHGATKAVSNLSQFELDEFNISLSNTVTTAAWTGHYIGIGRVNTILDQLPNATFEEPLKVRYEAEARFLRAFNYFNLVRLFGDVQLIQNSIDNPYGTNTIARTSADAVYDLIISDLIVAENNLPATIPATEAGRASKWAAKALLGKVYLTRNQPELAAPKLNEVILSGQFNLSTGYAATFSPATSYANNKDVILAVQYKTGLVGQGSALWSDLIPWGIPGTLFGTTGSGGGFMQPTEDMEKAYEPGDLRKDASMQSTYTAANGTLVNVRYVVKYKQTGPQSGDADTDFPLLRYADVLLMYAEALNTQGQTAAAEPFLNQVRTRAGLPEKTGLSQADFALALEQERRVELAFEGHRWFDLVRTGRYLPVMTTKGYAVKEFHRLFPIPQRETDLNSQLTQNPGY from the coding sequence ATGAAAGCATTTTTTATAAAATATACCGCGGTTATTCTTTTTCTAACCTTACTTAGCAGCTGTGAGGATTTCCTGAACGAAGTGCCGCAAACCGCCCGGAGCGCCGAAAACTTTTACAAAACCGCTGCCGATTTCAACAATGCGGTTATTGGCGCCTACGCTAATTTTAAAAATCCGGGCTTGTACGGCAACGGCGGCACGAACGCCAGTATGTTATGGCTCACCGAAGTAACTTCCGATAACAGCACCCACGGGGCCACCAAAGCAGTCTCGAATCTGTCGCAGTTTGAACTCGATGAATTTAATATTTCTCTGTCCAACACGGTTACTACGGCGGCCTGGACCGGGCATTACATCGGTATTGGCCGGGTAAATACCATCCTGGACCAATTGCCAAATGCTACTTTCGAAGAACCCCTGAAAGTGCGTTACGAAGCAGAAGCTCGGTTTCTGCGTGCTTTTAATTACTTTAACCTGGTGCGCTTATTCGGCGACGTGCAATTAATTCAAAATAGCATTGATAATCCTTACGGCACCAATACCATCGCCCGAACCAGTGCCGATGCGGTTTATGACTTGATTATTTCTGACTTAATTGTAGCCGAAAATAATTTACCGGCTACTATTCCGGCTACTGAAGCGGGCCGGGCTTCTAAATGGGCCGCCAAAGCTTTACTTGGTAAGGTTTACCTCACCCGGAACCAACCGGAATTAGCGGCTCCCAAACTGAATGAAGTTATTCTTTCGGGTCAATTTAATTTATCTACGGGATACGCTGCTACTTTCAGCCCGGCTACTTCTTACGCCAATAATAAAGATGTAATCTTGGCCGTGCAGTATAAAACCGGTTTGGTTGGGCAGGGAAGCGCGCTTTGGTCCGATTTAATTCCTTGGGGCATACCGGGCACTTTATTCGGTACTACTGGTTCGGGTGGTGGCTTTATGCAACCCACCGAAGATATGGAAAAAGCTTACGAGCCGGGTGACCTGCGCAAAGATGCTTCCATGCAATCGACCTACACCGCCGCTAATGGTACCCTTGTAAATGTACGCTACGTAGTGAAATACAAACAAACCGGGCCACAATCCGGAGATGCCGATACCGATTTCCCGCTCTTGCGCTACGCCGATGTGCTGCTCATGTACGCCGAAGCGCTGAATACGCAGGGACAGACCGCTGCCGCCGAACCATTCCTGAACCAAGTGCGGACCCGAGCGGGCTTACCGGAAAAAACCGGGTTAAGCCAGGCTGATTTTGCCTTAGCTTTAGAACAGGAGCGGCGAGTAGAACTAGCGTTTGAAGGCCATCGTTGGTTTGATTTAGTCCGGACCGGTCGCTATCTACCCGTCATGACGACTAAGGGATATGCGGTAAAAGAATTCCATCGTCTATTTCCGATACCGCAGCGTGAAACCGATTTGAACAGTCAGCTTACCCAAAACCCTGGTTATTAA